The following proteins come from a genomic window of Myroides odoratus DSM 2801:
- a CDS encoding helix-turn-helix domain-containing protein has protein sequence MMIKDFVNQQFINSVKILINTKKVRTKGDLAESLGISSSTLSDILSTRQNVGIDVVLKLCELFGISVEYQLQGKGEMFIDAKSHSIAGEPSIPYEVGSKESNNTVFEIDTDFVDDEVEVFTNSNNNKFYLYPNNRIEIEVIKVPFPAYASYIECYQDEMNSFNGFDTIRFKADHIAKGNYICFVSEGDSMWNEGGYDTPGGSEILAREIGRQFWDNLHTTKYGLIFVTKSGIMHKDIGGYNKETGMFKLLSRNPQHKDFEYPANDVYQIFNVIKRSF, from the coding sequence ATGATGATTAAAGACTTTGTAAATCAGCAGTTTATCAATAGTGTTAAAATTTTAATTAACACGAAAAAAGTTAGAACAAAAGGTGATTTAGCTGAATCTTTAGGTATATCAAGTTCTACTTTATCAGATATATTGAGCACAAGACAAAATGTTGGAATTGATGTAGTACTTAAATTATGTGAATTATTCGGTATTTCCGTAGAATATCAATTACAAGGTAAGGGCGAAATGTTTATTGATGCTAAGAGTCATTCAATAGCGGGTGAACCAAGCATTCCTTATGAAGTAGGTTCTAAAGAAAGTAATAATACAGTATTTGAAATTGATACTGATTTTGTTGACGATGAAGTAGAAGTCTTTACTAATTCGAATAATAATAAGTTTTACCTATACCCAAACAACAGAATTGAAATAGAGGTTATAAAAGTTCCTTTCCCCGCGTACGCGTCTTATATAGAATGTTATCAAGACGAAATGAATAGCTTTAATGGATTTGATACTATTCGTTTTAAGGCTGACCATATCGCAAAAGGAAATTACATTTGCTTTGTTTCAGAAGGTGATTCGATGTGGAATGAAGGCGGTTATGATACACCAGGTGGTTCTGAAATATTAGCGCGCGAGATTGGCCGACAATTTTGGGATAATTTACATACTACAAAATATGGCTTGATTTTCGTTACTAAATCAGGCATCATGCACAAGGACATCGGAGGTTATAATAAAGAAACGGGGATGTTTAAGCTGCTTAGTAGAAACCCCCAACATAAAGATTTTGAGTATCCTGCAAACGATGTATATCAGATATTCAATGTTATAAAAAGGAGTTTTTAA
- a CDS encoding KilA-N domain-containing protein — translation MEHIFQYNNQNITFQLGNGDVMVNATQMAKPFGKTTKDYLKTQSTNELLQALSSRRKILLTDLVVVTNGGSNPGTWMHEDIALDFAQWLSIDFKLWCND, via the coding sequence ATGGAACATATATTCCAATATAATAATCAAAACATAACATTTCAACTTGGGAATGGAGATGTAATGGTTAACGCAACACAAATGGCTAAGCCGTTTGGAAAGACAACTAAAGACTACCTTAAAACTCAATCTACCAACGAATTACTGCAAGCTTTATCCAGTAGGAGAAAAATCCTACTGACTGATTTAGTGGTAGTTACAAATGGAGGAAGCAACCCAGGAACTTGGATGCATGAAGACATTGCTCTTGATTTTGCTCAATGGTTATCGATTGATTTCAAACTATGGTGCAATGACTGA
- a CDS encoding phage antirepressor KilAC domain-containing protein — translation MKPRDEYINKVFESSSLVQLSEAAKLLGLGIGRNTLYAVLREKKMIFQNSTEPIQYYVDKGYFVMKQELKQIPVNGIMVPKVVSQTFVTQKGLAYIAKILNVITTNQNQKS, via the coding sequence ATGAAACCACGAGATGAGTACATCAACAAAGTATTTGAATCATCAAGTTTAGTTCAATTATCTGAAGCTGCAAAGCTGTTGGGATTAGGTATAGGTAGAAATACTTTATATGCAGTTCTACGTGAGAAGAAAATGATTTTTCAAAACTCAACAGAGCCAATTCAATATTATGTAGATAAAGGATATTTTGTAATGAAACAGGAATTAAAGCAAATACCTGTTAATGGAATAATGGTCCCTAAAGTAGTGTCACAAACATTTGTAACACAAAAAGGGTTAGCTTATATAGCTAAAATTTTAAACGTAATAACAACCAATCAAAACCAAAAATCATGA
- a CDS encoding helix-turn-helix domain-containing protein: protein MALKVEVDLSDEQLKKIAEYISTFGLLPDLSSKGKPLDEQFMTVKQVAHFTDQSTQTVINHIKQGLLKSNKIGKSHRISRQALKDYTHGE from the coding sequence ATGGCACTAAAAGTAGAAGTTGACCTAAGCGACGAGCAACTTAAAAAAATCGCAGAATACATTTCGACTTTCGGATTATTGCCTGATTTGTCTAGTAAGGGAAAACCCTTAGATGAACAATTTATGACCGTAAAACAAGTGGCACACTTCACTGACCAATCTACCCAAACAGTTATAAACCACATCAAGCAAGGGTTACTGAAATCTAACAAAATAGGAAAATCTCACCGAATATCTCGACAAGCCCTAAAAGACTATACCCATGGAGAATGA
- a CDS encoding ASCH domain-containing protein, whose protein sequence is MAGEEITKALSVKQPWAELICLGIKDVENRTWRTRFKGRVYIHASMHPDKSARLSKEREEVTDNIDEFQFKNSAIIGEVTIADCVQNHKSIWADKGEGIWHWVLKDAVFYDKPIENVKGKLGIWDINIKDYLQSA, encoded by the coding sequence ATGGCTGGCGAAGAAATAACTAAAGCACTATCCGTAAAGCAACCTTGGGCAGAGTTAATCTGCCTAGGGATTAAAGATGTCGAGAATAGAACTTGGCGAACTAGATTCAAAGGCCGAGTTTACATACATGCGTCAATGCATCCAGATAAGAGCGCTCGACTTTCAAAAGAAAGAGAAGAAGTCACAGATAATATTGACGAGTTTCAATTTAAAAATTCAGCAATTATCGGCGAAGTTACTATTGCAGATTGTGTTCAAAACCACAAATCAATTTGGGCAGATAAAGGAGAAGGCATTTGGCATTGGGTTTTAAAAGACGCTGTTTTTTATGATAAGCCTATAGAGAATGTAAAAGGCAAATTGGGTATTTGGGATATAAATATCAAAGACTACTTGCAAAGTGCCTAA
- a CDS encoding MazG-like family protein codes for MENIFDEIKQERERQDEKWGVQNHHPFVWLGILGEEVGEVNKAVLDHNFDGKTLENYREELIQVAAVAVSMIQCLDRNNN; via the coding sequence ATGGAAAATATTTTCGATGAAATTAAACAAGAAAGAGAAAGACAAGATGAAAAATGGGGAGTGCAAAATCACCATCCTTTTGTTTGGCTTGGAATTTTAGGAGAAGAAGTAGGCGAAGTCAATAAAGCTGTACTAGATCATAATTTTGATGGTAAAACCTTAGAAAATTATAGAGAAGAATTAATACAAGTTGCTGCAGTAGCCGTGTCAATGATTCAATGTTTAGATAGAAATAACAACTAA